The Fusarium keratoplasticum isolate Fu6.1 chromosome 4, whole genome shotgun sequence genome contains the following window.
TGCgcatctccttctctctctccttgtcgagatacttcttctgggccttggcgTCGAGACCTTTGAGGTCAGCGTCACGCTTAGCCTTGCgagccttctccttctccacaAGGCGCTCCTCCTGGCGTTGATCCTCGGCAAGCTTCTTaatctcggcgatggcgttcTCACGGGTGTTGCGGACCTTCTTGGTGACCTCGGGGCGGAAGTGGGCAACCTTGACGAGGACGTCGGGAAGCTGCAGGAAGtaggagaagagaggcaggAGCTTCTCGTAGTTGCCGTTGGAGGGAAGACGGTACTTGAGGAACAGGCGCTTGCGAGGAGAGGTCTCCTCGACAGTAACGGGCTTGTCGGTGGGCTGGTCCGAGACGATGAGGTACTCAAACAGATCGCCGGCGTTCTGAACagcctcgatgagctcgGGGGTGAGGAGGGCATCGGTAACCTCGGCGCTCTCGCTCATGACAGTCAGCCAGAGGGGCAGCTTGGGGTTGTCCTTGGTGAAGGTGAGGGACAGGTCGTATCGCTGATCGCGAACTTGGCGCATGACATCCTTGTGAACAACAGCCCAGACGAAGCCATCGTAGGTGCTCTTGGAATCCTTGGCGCGGACCTCGGCGGCACCGGGGAGAGCAGGAACAGTGAGGCTCTCCTTGCCATCGAAAGGATAGATCAATGCCTCGGCGACGTCGTGGGGAGCATCGAAGGACTCGACGAAGAAGCCAATGATGTGCTCGAATCCGTTGATAATGGGGTTGAACTTCTTGGTCAGAGTGAGCTTAACATCCATGAAAGCCGTGTTCTGTCGGCCAGTGGCGTAGGTCGCAAACTCGAAGAGCgacttctccttgatcagaGTATCGGGCTTGACATCATTGTCCAAGGTGGGGACGCCGCCGAAGCCAACGAGAGCGAATTCCTTCTGGAGAGCAGGAGCGTGAGCGCGTATCCAAGCCTTGGCCCTAGAGCGGTTGCGGGTTGCGCCAATCATGTGCAgaaggaagatgaagctcgagatgatgaggatcaTGCCCTCAAGCCTGAACTCGGAGAGGGAGTGGCGCTCGTGGATGTTGTACCACTTGGTGTAAGGAGGAGCGGTGACGGCGGGAGCGACGCTCTCAGTAGAGGCATCGGGCACGATAGGCTCAGGAGCCGGGCTGGCAGCATCGGCGAAGTCGGCAAAGTCTGGAGGATGCGGTCGCGCGCGTCAGTCATGATGCTATCTCCACGCGCCGCAGTGTGGCGCAATTGTCGAAACTCGGGGGGAGAAGCGAGAAGAGGGGGCAGCTGAACTCACCCGAATCGGGGCTCGCGACAggctcctcggcagccttgccGCCTCCAAAGGcgttcttgaagaaggaggccatgatTGGGGGGGATTCGATGGAGGTTAGGGAGCGTCGGGgcgggagagggaggaggagaggaaaagaggagagCGAAGAGGCCAACGGCGCCAGATGGCAGAAaattggagctggaggccaagggcaatgaggagaggagagctcCTGCTCAATGCGGATGGCACTGTGGGGCGGCCCGAATCTCTGGGGTGCATGCACCTTTCTACATCTTGGTCGGAGTTAGGTAAACGTTATGGTCACATTAGACGTCTGAATCCTATTGTAACCctataatactttatatttGACAGTCTTCTTGAGTAGCATATTCCTATATTTATACTCCCCGACTAGGTAACAGTTGTGCGAGGTTGTCAATATTCTTCTAGATCATGCAAGGAACAATTGGAGCAAAAGACGTGAACCATCTGAATGTCACGCCATTCGTCCCATCCGACCCCTGAGCCCGTTGGCCAAAGCCGTTGGCGCTGCGTCGTCATGAACAAGCCTGGCTTGCCCTGTGTCGATACGCTGCTAGTAGAGAATTACCAGGGAAGAAATGTAAGTTTGTTTTTTAATAGTCAGGCACCCAGAATAAGCTTAATGATGAGCGTTGTCGGCAATACAATGAATGCCAAATCTCGACTTATCTTTCAGCCATCCCCAAGACCATACTGTCTCGTCTAGGCAAGGAAATgtcttcatcatggatcCTCGTCTGCTCGCGTTCAGGTAAGTACACATGTAATCAATCAAGACTCAGACGATGAATTAGAAGCGTGTATTTCACTGTCCTAGAAATAACAAGCCGCAACCATACAACGTCCATTGAACAGTCTGATATGGCTCAATCAGCACAGAGAGTCATTGGACTGAGTTGTCACTGTACCAAGAATGAACGTTGCACAGAAGCAttctggaagaggaagcgAACGCCTCAAACACAACCGTCAAGCTAGTGGTTATCACGTTTGGTCCAGGGGAGGTAGGGGAGAGAAAAATGGGTCCTGTTCCCCTGCCAACGCCTCGTGACCTCATTCGAGATGACTTTCATGATGCCCAAAGAGCCATTGAGAGAGAACTAAAGCTCTCAGCCGCTTTACAACAAAAGTAAAGATGTCGCGAAACACTACAACACGAAAATATGGCAAGCAATCGAAGCGCTCAAAGGCCGAGCGCCTGTTCGCCGAGCTACCTCAGAGCCCAATACGGACGAAACCAGCACAGAGGCACGATGAAGACTCATTATCCTTACTGACGGAGAAAATATCGTCAATTAAAATCGACAAGGAAAAACCTCCCACCGCGAAAGCGCGGAGGTCGAAAAAACAGCCGCCTCCCATCGAGACACCtgatgttgaggttgctCCCCCAGAACCGGATAAGCCACTTGGGGAACCAAAAGAAGATTCTTCACAAGTCGAAGAGCCACCCTTGGATACgacaaaagaagaagaagtagaaCCACCAACAAAGCCCTTAGAAGTCGAACAAGCTCCGGTAGAAGTTGTTGAGGATGCCACCCAAGAAGTTCAAGAGCCACCACTCCGAACTCTGACCTGGGACGACGTCTGTCCGCCAGGTGATAAGATCGACAAAATTGCCGAAGCATCTTATGCCGAAGTCTATCGTGTCAGAAATGACCGAGGAACAAGCATTATTAAGGTTATACGCCTACCCTCACCCATTAAACCTCAGACCAAGGCCCAAGTGCGCTCCGGCCTTGTCGACGAAGAGCCTCATTCCGAAGAGGACATTCAGGGTGAACTTCAAATCTCGGAATGGTTGGCTGATATCCCAGGATTTGTGATATACAAGGAACGATATGTTGTTCAAGGGAAAACGACAAGGGAGCTGCTCGAAACACATCAATCGTTTCAGAAAAAGATGAAGCGACAAGACCCGGACAGGGCTCAGTTCTATCCTTCACCAAGTCGGTATTTGGACGACACGCGGTTTCTGGCTGTTGAGCTGGGCGATGCTGGGACGGCGCTCGAGGATTGGAACTTGACGACCGAGAGCCAGCTATGGGATATCTTTCTCCTGCAGGCCATTGCTCTAGCGAGAGCGGAGGATCTTGTCATGTTTGAGGTGAGTCGCCTTGAAAGCGGATGAGATCTCGTCGCTAACTAGAACAGCATCGCGACCTTCATGAGGGCAACCTATGCATCAGACAAGTCAAGTcgcccaagaagatgggCTCCCCATCaaagggcttctttggcttctcagGCCTCGATATCACCATCCTGGACTATGGTTTATCACGAGGAGAAGACCTCTCCATTGACGATGCGAAACCTGTGGCTTACGATCTTGAAAAAGATCTCAGCATTTTCACAAGCACTCACGCCCCGCAATGCAAAGTCTATCGCCAAATGCGATCATTCCTACTTCGCGCAGACCGGACATGTCTCCCACCAGAAGCTCACAATACCCCATACGCCAAGGGCATAGATGGCCTGCTCTCTTGGGATGCCTATGCTCCTTATACCAACGTGCTGTGGCTGGCATACCTCTACAAGTACTTGACGGAGCATTTCGCCGGTGATAAGAAGGAGCTTGCAAggttcaagaaggagacaCGGGAGATGTGGAAATACCTAAACCCAGACGCTGATGAGAGCGTGCCGTGCTTTGGTTGCGCAGCAGATCTGGTCTGCTTTGCGGTCGAAGCTGGCTGGATGCGTCAGGAGCAGCTAAATGGGGCAGAGGAATCAATTGTTGAGCGCGAAGACAGCATCATTACGACTCGTGAGGAGCTGAGGGAGGAGACGCAAGAGAGGACACCACTGAGGAGATCAACACGGAAGCGATAATCGGCTGTTGACACCCGAATTGGTAATAGGAGCTGGATATTAGGGTTTCTTTCTGGATAAGGCGTTTGGAAGAGGCGATACCATATTCTTGGCCATCTAAATGCCATGGCAGTTTACAGCGAGTTTAGGAATAATAGCCGATTGGATATTACTTTTGCGCCGGCCCAAACCTACCATCTACACTTCGGAACTGGTGTGTTGTGCTCGAATGCCCTAATTAGGAAATATGTTGATGTTTTGGTCGTGAGATTGAAGTTTGGAGTCGCAAGTTCCGGGCCCGCTCCGCCGGAGAACCATCGGGTTTCGGATAAGAATGGCATCATTCGGGAACGTGTTGCTTTCATTTTGTTCCCCTCCCTTTGCTTTTTAAATCTTTTATCAGAGGCATTGTTGTTTTTTTGGTTGTTGCTGAGGGAGTAAGCGTTAGCGCGGAGAGCAGCTCGTGACGAGTTGCCGGGAAGAAGTCCGCCGAAGCCGCAACTCAACGACGCGCCAAACTAGCGGTGTTGATGGACTCGGCTCCCTTTGAGGCTTGGCTAGGCAATGGATGGGTCACGGTCTCGTTCCGACGCTCTAGAAGGCAACCACGCATGTTTTTATTGTGCTGTGGCCGGCTGATTTAGACAACGGAGGAGAAGCAAAACACAGGAAGGTCGTTGGAAAATGGCACGCGAATGTAGGTCATTGGACCTGATGGGAAATGAAGATGTAACGGGTGCACCAACGAGTGTTATTCACAGGCATTCCCCAGGTTTCCGGACTAGTCCCCTCACGGACCGGGCATGCGATGGGGGATGGAGGATCGGTGAGGCCTTGGACTGGAGCCGAGGCAGTTCAGATGGATACGGAGGAGGTTGGCGGATGATGGCTGGGATAATGAATAAACAGAGAGAAGATGTATTGTATGAAGGTATCCTCGAGATCAAGCAATGAATGTGCTATACTACACGGAATAGAAGATCATAGATTTCCGACCAGATGCCACATCTCACAACAGCCATGGACGGCCTCCACATCGGCCACGGTTCCGTCCCCGTTGTCGGCTTCAGCGCCTCACTCTCACTGAAGAGAAGACGTGGACGGCTGGAAATTAAGCACGACCCCCCGCCCGGACCAACCCGAGTTGACATTGTCGAAAGGTGCCGAGGCTAAAATCACCTGGAAGGCCGAGAGAAACGGGGGCACCTGCGCTACTGTACTGGGGACGGCACCACCTGCAGTGgcttcctttttttcttcttgctTGGTTGGTTGGATTCAACTTCCCATCTTGGCTTGGATGAGCTGTGCTGCTGTTCCTGCCGCATgcctgcttctgctcctcctgcaAACCACATGTCACGGCCGCCAGCTCCAAAGTGACTTGGCTCCGTCCTTTTCAATCATCTTCGGCCCCGACGCGTGCGCCGATGCAAAtttcccttttccctcttgaCCCTGTATTCCCTTTTATCATCCCGTCGTCGCTCAATTGAACCATGAATCTGGGGTGATCTCCATCTGCTCTGCTCACACTCGCCATTTCTCTCCTGTCCCCATCTCCGTTCGTACCGACCGCCCCCCTTCAGCTCGTCACCCGACCTCGGTACCTTCAAAGTCAACAATCGGCATCACCGTTCATGTTGATGTTCAGCCTCGGGCTGTACTCGTTGTCGACTCTCTAGCTGCTtccgctgctgctgctactgttGGTCTGATCTACTTCATCGCTcagctccatcatcatgtctgtcAACGGCCACCACACCGCATACAGCCCGACCTCCGTGTCGTCATCCGCGTCTCACGGTCTGTCCCACCACAACAATATCCTGACAGCATCAATCATCTCGTCCACCTCATCCCGGCATCCCTCAGCAATATCCAAAACCTACCGCCAAGCCTCGACGCTCTTCCTCACGCGTCGTCTTCCCGAAGCTCTAACAactcttctccctctcatAACTCCACCCGAAGCtatcgatgatggcgagccTGCACCAGTCACACGTGCCTCAAGGACAACACGCGTCAAGGTCTGGAGCTTGTATCTGACCATCctcaatgccatcatcgagtTGGAAcccgaggagggcaaggatgcCTTTGGAAACCAGGAGTGGAGAGCCTTGTGCACCAAGGTCCGGGAAGGAGAGATTTGGGACGAGGTCGCCAAGAATGGTTACCACGGCGTCGAGGGTGACGTCGATTCAGACGTTGTTATTAACTTGTAAATCTTGCTGGAATGTGCCCGTTTGAGACCTTTGGCTAACTGAGACAGGGCGACATTGCTGCTCGCACACGCTCGCGACCAGACCCTCAACCAGCACAAGCTCGAGGCTTACCTAGCCACCACAAACACCCCCGACCTCGACGTCGCGGGTCGGCTCGCCGAATCGCCGAGCTCGCGAATGTCCAATCGCTACCGCTCTCCAGCCAAAGGAGCGAGCGGCGCCGACACCCCCAGAGACCTCAACGCCCGTGTTAAGATCCTCGAGCTATACACATTACACGTACTCTTGCGAAACAATGAATGGGACTATGCCCGCGAGTTTATCAGCGCTAGCCCCGTCTTGGATGAAGAGCGTCGCGAAGCGTTCCTCCAGGCATTGCAAAGCCTCCATGAGGAGCAACAAGAGCATGAGAGgcttgagaaggaggagcgTCAACGCCAGGAAGATGAGCTGCGGAAAGAGAttgaggaagccaagaggCTACGTGCTGagaatgaagagaaggagcGGAAGCGGATAGAGGAAGAGCGCGCAAAGCGCGAAGGGAGCGAAGTCGACTATGGAATCGACGAAACTCGAAGTCAAAGCGGGTCAACTCGGCCACGACATTCCAGAGCACCATCAACCGCATCCTCGAGACCAGCCAAGCCAGCTCGACCAGCGACAGCGAGGTCAAACGGCAAGGCCGTCGCGAATGGCAAGACCATCTCGCAGCCCCCTACACTTACCTCTCGTGCATCGATGGTTATCACACGGCTACGGGCCGTTATTGAGAACCTAGGGTCTACGCTCAACGCCAACCCCTCGCTCGTATTCAAACTGTTGGCGTTCATTATGGGTTTCATTCTCATGTTTGGCCATGCTGGCCTTCGTGAGCGGGCCAAGCGGATACTAGCGGCCTCTTGGAATAAGGTCAAGGCGACAGCTGGGATGGGAGTCAAGGTCAGCTATATCTGACCGCTTTCTACTGTTGTATTATTTAGTGTCCAGCCGTTATAAGGAGTTTTGGTATGGGACCTAGTATTTCAAAACCAGATATGATAATCACAGCTAAATTTTGTATCCTGTCATAAAGTCCAGAGACATGAATTGACCAACTTGATCCAAAAACCGCATTTTCCCATCCTTGATAACGCCCATAACCCCAGTGATGCCATGTTTAGAAGCTTGACTTGATTTTATCCATAAAACACCGCAATCCACGGCCCAACCCGGGCCACCGATTGGTTAATATTGCGTTGTACGATTCGTTTTCTTTTGGTAGAATAACTGGAGGACACACAAATCAGTAACCCGAGGTCTAATGATGACTTAAGAATCCTTCTACTCACATCTGTTCTGGAACTTCCAAGGTTTATAATCTTCGGACAGCCGTCGCGATCCTTCTCGAGGCGCGTGCACTCGAAGCAGTAAAAGGCATCCGAGATGCCCTCACCGCCGCACACGACGCACTTGTTCTGGTAGTTGCCGAAGCTGCACTCGTCGCAGATGCGCACAAGGGTCGTGGGCCGCACGTAAGAATCGCATACGGGGCATTTGCCGTCGCACTTATCGCAGAGGCGGCCGATGGCGATGCCGGCCTGCTTGCGGCACATGACGAGATCGCTGGAGAAAGGTCAGTTGAGTTGAGTTGGAGGGAGCGCGTTGAACTTACGGATGATGGCgagacatggtgatgagcgCCGCGATGAATTTCACGAGAAATTGACAGGCCTCTTTGTTTGAGAAGTCTTGTGTTGGTGAATcagagacaagaagagggagaggtcgCAGAGCTTGTGGTTGAAGAGGTGAGTTTAGTGCTGGAGATTTCTCAGCCTTGCCGCGGTCTTCTGCCTGTTTCGAATGCGAGGGCCAATCAAGGCGCCACACTCcaggcggcggaggcggggCGCTTGTGGCTGGTGCCACTCTTGACGCCAGATTCCTCGACATTTGCTATTGTCCGTCCCaccttcttcagcctcgacaagggatccatcaaccatccatcctccttaTCTACGCCTCAACGTGATGCTCATATAATGCGATTTACTCAAATACGTGAGCATACCGAGAATGGCCACCGAAGCTGAGTACGTTAGACTCGAGATCTGTTGCCTCAGTACAGAGCGCTAACTATATCGCAGAGTTCGTTCATTGGACGATGTCCACCCCAATATCGACACCCATACAGATGCGCCAACCCATGACACACAAAATACCCCGGAGAAAGACCCCTTGAAGAGAAAGGCGTCgatcgatgaagaagaaggctcggCAAAGCGCATCAGGCGTGATGATCATTTCCGGGAGGCCACTGACGaacggccaagaagagggTCATCACAAAATCGACGAGAGTCCCACGACAGCTCTGCAGCTATCGATGCTGATCGCCGTAGGTTGGCGACacaggaggaaaagaagcgcGGAAAGCGACTGTTTGGGGGACTCCTGAGCACCCTGAGTCAAACAACGGGCAGTTCACAACAGAAGCGTCGTCTGGAGATTGAACGACGGCAACAGGAGAGGCTCCAGAAACAGAAGCTCGAAGATGACAGGGCGCGCGACGAGAATAGGGCACGGCTCACCGGGATTCGGATGGCTGAGCAGATTGTTTTCGATGAGCAGGTGGTATGTCAGAGGCAGAAACTGAGTACGTGTTGGCATACAGGCGCTGACGCGGGATACAGATGCGGAACAAACACTCCAAGATGCTGGCAACGGCCCGGTACTTGCGGACAACGGCACATCCGCGAATAGTGAGTTGGGCGAAGGATTGACTCTTTGCTAGTGCTGACgatattagtattatctaCCTTGGAAGCTTACAGAAGAGCAAGAAAACGAGATAGACAACCAAGTCGGGCAAGCCAAGGCGACAATAGCGCGGCAACTGGAAGCCTTCGCGGCCAGGAAAGAACGGCATGTAAAGGACAGCGGTCGAGACAGGCGATCGTCTTCTCCAGTCACAGCACCTGTTCCAGCACCCGCCAGCGAGGCTTCAGTCGACAAGGCGAGGAGTACGAACGGCTCAGAACATTCAGGGCGGGCTCCAGAGAAggagcatcatcatcaccataaccatcaccatcatcatgatgaaTCGGCAGATgtgttggaggaggctgaagaggacaTGGTGATTTACTAATCTGGGGTCGTTATATCATCTCGCCAGCCATGATTTAGCAGGATTATTCCCTATTTCTATTGCTGTTCTTCTGCAACCATTTGATGGGATGCAAGGTGTTCCAGCTTGGTATCATAAGATACATCTTTGATGCCGGAGAACGACGTGCATTTCACGGAAGTGGGCATCATGAGGGCGCTTCTACTTTGGGATTtatcatcagcatcagatACCAATTTGACTCGATACCGCGCTCAGTTCTCTTTGACCTTTCATTGGTGATCTCGGCGGTTCGCTCCCTCACTCACGACCGTGCTTTCGCCATGTGCTTGGCCATGGTCATGCAAGCAAGCGGGAACTACAATGCATGTTTCAGCGGGCGACGTCTCACCGACGTGACACGGCCAACAAAGTCGTCGCCGGGCCCGGGCCTGACGTCGCTATGGGGAAGTCTTGTCCGGCCGTGCCTCGGCACCTTGGACACCACCCCACCCTACAGGTTTTGGAGTCTTGGAGAGGAACCTAGGTCCGCGAAGTCCGAGGAACGTTGGGGACTTTGCGAGCTTGGATTGTTTCTTTGAACGGCCTTTTTGCGGTGAGTGATTAGTGAGCCCGTTTCTATTTGAGTTTTCCAGGTCGcattgatgatcttgaaggGGCATCCTGGTTGCGAGTCGCGTCTCATAGGTGAGAGATGGAGTCCATACAGACGGACAGAATCTATAAAGAGACGATGGCCCCGAGGTTGCAGACTGAACTGTTTTCTCTCCAAGCATAATCCAGTCTATAAATATTTGTTTAGTCCAACGTCGTGGACTACCTTTGTCGACATACAACTAACGACGTCATCATAGTTCACCAACCCACACAACTACACACCTCGCAATCTCGCAAACACACAGCCAACAACATATCCAGCCATGGCGCCTGATAAGCTTGCGCCAAATGACCCTCGAgtcaaggccgagacggCAGAGATCCGGGGCAAGACTTACAAGTACATTGTCGGAGAGCCTGAGAACACCCCCGTGGCAACCCTCGTTCTTGTCCACGGCTTCCCGGACCTTGGCTTCGGATGGCGTTACCAGGTTCCTTACTTCATGTCCTTGGGCTTCCGAGTTGTAGTCCCTGACATGCTGGGTTATGGCGGAACCGATGCGCCTGAGTCTCTGAAGGAATACACCTACAAGAATCTGGCGGCTGACATCAAGGAGCTGGCTCAGAAAATAGTTGGAGATGGACAAATCATCCTCGGCGGGCACGACTGGGGTGGTGCGCTCGTCTGGAGAATCGCCATGTGGCATCCCGAGCTGATCAAGGGCGTCTTCAGCGTCTGCACGCCTTACCACCCGCCATCCGAGACTTTCATCCCGCTCGACAAGATCATTGCCAGCGGCCACCTACTCAACTTTACCTACCAGCTCCAGTTTGCCGGCCCTGACGTCCAGGACCGCATCCAAGGAAAGGACAAGGTGCGCCAGTTCCTGAACGCCCTATACGGCGGCCGCGGGCCAAACGGAGAGTGGGGGTTCAGcaccaaggatggcatcctgTTTGACAACCTCCCCCTCCTTGAGCGGTCGAGGCTACTGTCGGAGGAAGAGTTCGAGTACTACACAGAGCAGTACGCGGCACGGGGGAGCCCCGAGATGCGCGGCCCGCTGAACTGGTACCGGATGCGGGAGCTCAACCACGGAGACGAGGTCGAGATTGCCAAGGCGGGGCACAAGTTTGCGATGCCGGCGCTGTTCATCACGGCGACGGAGGATTCGGCACTGCCGCCGGCCATGTCCCTGGGAATGGACAAGAACTTCGACAACCTGACCCGAGGAGAGGTGAAGGCGTCTCACTGGGCGCTGTGGCAGGCGGCTGAGGATGTCAATGGGCAGATTGCCAAGTGGGCGGATGGGGTGCTCAACGGGGCATTGAAGGCATCTCTGTGAACGTGAGATACTGTAGGGATATGATTTGATGTACGATAATTGATAGCTTTTCAAGCATTGGCTCTCTTGCTCAGAATGAATGTGAATATTTGAGGTTGTTGGAATAAGTGGTGTGTTGGGCGCATGCCGGATGCGAGTTAGAATACGGCAAAGTTACCTGACTGCTGACGTATCGGAAAGAGTTTCCAACGATATATGTATTGATTTGACGTTATCAGATACTGACAAGGGAATTCTTGGCTGGTTTGGAGCAAAGCTTGCTCGACTAATACGGCGCTCCATTGCTGACATGGACAGGACCCCGATCCCAACCACTCGCCCTGTGCCTACATGACATGAGCTTACTTTGAGATGGTTGGTTTGCGAGCTTACTAGAGATCTAAGATGAAGAGAaagcttggccatgttggaaAAGCAATAGAAACGTCTGCCTGTCCATAAGAGGCATCCAGATATTTACCGTGACATtggcaatggatggatcgaggTAGTACGTTGTGAGGTGACGACGTCTCTCCCAGGGGCTTGGGGCGTTTCTGGTTTCCCATCCATCGAAGGAGGTACTTTTGGCCTTTACTGACAGTTAAACGAAGTAGCGTCACCAAGTAAAATTGCGTGACAGGGTACCTCGGGTGGATCCGATGAGGAAACGATCGATACATTGAAATGCTGGGACCCTCTCGTTCCCCTCCGCAATTACGTCCCCTGGCGTTTTCTTGCGTGGCGGGCTTTATTAGGGTGCTCTCCAATGCTGACGACCCTGGGATCCATGGCCACGAATAGCAACACATCCCATACGAACGACGAGATGCTCAGCCTGCCACCGCCGCTCAAGCCCCCTTTCAGCGGATGGATGTGTGGATGAATGAATGGAAACGAAGAGGACCAACTGCTGCGCGGGGTGGAATTGGAACATGATTCGGCCAGATCCTTGTAGTTGAAGTGGAattgctgctgttgatcctcctcttgctcctATCCATATCCACCTCAGTTCATCCCTGAGTCCTTCCAGGGCCCTCCATTCCATATTCTAGCACTGTGAACCTGCGACGACGGCCTGTACCCTCTGGACAGTGACAGGACAGCCCGCCTGCAAATCT
Protein-coding sequences here:
- a CDS encoding Non-specific serine/threonine protein kinase; this translates as MSRNTTTRKYGKQSKRSKAERLFAELPQSPIRTKPAQRHDEDSLSLLTEKISSIKIDKEKPPTAKARRSKKQPPPIETPDVEVAPPEPDKPLGEPKEDSSQVEEPPLDTTKEEEVEPPTKPLEVEQAPVEVVEDATQEVQEPPLRTLTWDDVCPPGDKIDKIAEASYAEVYRVRNDRGTSIIKVIRLPSPIKPQTKAQVRSGLVDEEPHSEEDIQGELQISEWLADIPGFVIYKERYVVQGKTTRELLETHQSFQKKMKRQDPDRAQFYPSPSRYLDDTRFLAVELGDAGTALEDWNLTTESQLWDIFLLQAIALARAEDLVMFEHRDLHEGNLCIRQVKSPKKMGSPSKGFFGFSGLDITILDYGLSRGEDLSIDDAKPVAYDLEKDLSIFTSTHAPQCKVYRQMRSFLLRADRTCLPPEAHNTPYAKGIDGLLSWDAYAPYTNVLWLAYLYKYLTEHFAGDKKELARFKKETREMWKYLNPDADESVPCFGCAADLVCFAVEAGWMRQEQLNGAEESIVEREDSIITTREELREETQERTPLRRSTRKR
- a CDS encoding Pinin-SDK-memA domain-containing protein; this translates as MATEAEVRSLDDVHPNIDTHTDAPTHDTQNTPEKDPLKRKASIDEEEGSAKRIRRDDHFREATDERPRRGSSQNRRESHDSSAAIDADRRRLATQEEKKRGKRLFGGLLSTLSQTTGSSQQKRRLEIERRQQERLQKQKLEDDRARDENRARLTGIRMAEQIVFDEQVMRNKHSKMLATARYLRTTAHPRIYYLPWKLTEEQENEIDNQVGQAKATIARQLEAFAARKERHVKDSGRDRRSSSPVTAPVPAPASEASVDKARSTNGSEHSGRAPEKEHHHHHNHHHHHDESADVLEEAEEDMVIY
- a CDS encoding AB hydrolase-1 domain-containing protein codes for the protein MAPDKLAPNDPRVKAETAEIRGKTYKYIVGEPENTPVATLVLVHGFPDLGFGWRYQVPYFMSLGFRVVVPDMLGYGGTDAPESLKEYTYKNLAADIKELAQKIVGDGQIILGGHDWGGALVWRIAMWHPELIKGVFSVCTPYHPPSETFIPLDKIIASGHLLNFTYQLQFAGPDVQDRIQGKDKVRQFLNALYGGRGPNGEWGFSTKDGILFDNLPLLERSRLLSEEEFEYYTEQYAARGSPEMRGPLNWYRMRELNHGDEVEIAKAGHKFAMPALFITATEDSALPPAMSLGMDKNFDNLTRGEVKASHWALWQAAEDVNGQIAKWADGVLNGALKASL